In the genome of Planctomyces sp. SH-PL62, the window GGAAGCGGTCCTCGCCCATGTAGACAGCCAGGAGATCAAGCAGGTCATCCTGAACCTGGCCGTCAACGCCCTCGAATCGATGGACGCCGGAGGCGTACTGCGGATCGACGTCCGCTACGACCGGGGGATGGCCGAGATCGTCCTCGCCGACAACGGCTGCGGCATGTCGCCCGACGTGCTTGAGAACATCTTCGAGCCGTTCTTCACGCGGCGACGCGACGGCAAGGGGACCGGGCTGGGGCTTTCCATCACCCACAGGATCGTCAACCAGCATCACGGCGAGATCACGGCGACGAGCCCCGGAGAGGGCCGGGGGTCGACGTTCCGCGTCCGCCTGCCGATCCACCCGTCCGAGAAGGTCGAGGACGCTCCTCGCGAACTCGCCGCGCCGGTCCAGTTCGCCTGAGCGGGCCCTCGCGACCCGGTCGCGGACGCTCGCAGACATCGAAATCAACGCTCGGGAAGAGGTCAGGGAGGAAGCCATGATCGACAAGTCGCATCGCGGAGGTTTGCGGATCCTGTTCGCCGACGATGAGGCGCACCTCCGCGACCTGATGCAGATGGAACTGCCCCGCCTCGGCCACGAGGTCACCGTCTGTCCCGACGGCACCGCCGCCCTGAAGGCCCTCGATCGCGGCAGCTATGACGCAGCCCTGCTCGACATCCGCATGCCCGGGATCACCGGCATCGAGGTCCTCACGCAGATCAAGCAGATCAGCCCCGACACGCAGGTCATCCTGCTGACCGGCCACGCCACCGTAGACACCGCCGTACAGGCGCTCCGGCTGGGCGCGTTCGACTACCTGACCAAGCCTTGCAAATGGGCCGAGCTTGAGGTGCTGCTCAATCGCGTCGCCGAGCGCCGCGACCTGTCGAACAAGGCGGTCGCCCTGGAGAGCCGACTCAAGGCGGCCGAGGGGGCCCCGCTGATCATCGGCGAGACTCCGGCGATGCAGCAGGTCCGCCGCCTGATCGAGACCATCGCACCCACCGACGCCACGGTCATGATCCTGGGCGACACCGGCACCGGCAAGGAACTGGTCGCCCGGAACCTCCACGAGCGGAGCGACCGCTCGCAGCGAGTCTTCATCCCCGTCAACTGCGGCGCTCTGCCCGAGAGCCTCGTCGAGAGCGAGCTGTTCGGGCATCGCAAGGGGGCCTTCACGGGCGCGGAGTCCAACCGCAAGGGCCTGTTCGAGGTCGCCAACGGCGGCACGCTGTTCCTCGACGAGGTGGGCGAACTGGACAAGAGCGTCCAGGTCAAGCTCCTCCGGTTCCTCGAATCGGGCGAGATCCGCCGGGTCGGCGAGAACGAGCCGTTTCGCGTGGACGTTCGGGTCGTCTGCGCGACCAACCGCGACCTTCGCGAGATGGTCTCGAACGACCTGTTCCGCGAGGACCTCTTCTTCCGGCTCAACACCTTCGAGATCATCCTGCCGCCGCTCCGAGAGCGTCGCTACGACATCCCCGAACTGGCCCGCCACATGCTCTCGCGCTACGCGGCCCGGCGAGGGCTGACCGAGACCTCGATCTCGCCCGAGGCGGTGGAAGTCCTCACGGCGCACGACTGGCCCGGCAACATCCGCGAGCTGGCCAACGCCGTCGAGCGAGCCCTGATCCTCGCCGGCAACGGCCCGATCCGGGCCGAACACCTGCCGACCCAGTTTCCCGCCCGGAACCGCGTCCAGCACGGTTCGGCCCAGCCGATCGCCGCTCCCCATTTCGCCATCCCGGACGGCAACCCCACCCTCCGCGACATCGAGATGAGCTACATCCAGGTCGTCCTGGAAAAGCATAACGGCAACAAACCGGCCGCCTCCAAGGAGTTGGGGATCAGCCTCAAGACGCTGTACAACAAGATCAATCAGCTCCAGCAAATGTGATCCGGAGCGTCGCGGCCCCCGATTGGTCGTTCCCTTCCGCTCGCCCCCCGCCTACGATGAGGGTTGACGCATCTGTCGGGCACGAGCGAAGGGGGTGTACCGTGGGTCGTGACTGGCTTCGTCGGGATTT includes:
- a CDS encoding sigma-54-dependent transcriptional regulator, whose product is MIDKSHRGGLRILFADDEAHLRDLMQMELPRLGHEVTVCPDGTAALKALDRGSYDAALLDIRMPGITGIEVLTQIKQISPDTQVILLTGHATVDTAVQALRLGAFDYLTKPCKWAELEVLLNRVAERRDLSNKAVALESRLKAAEGAPLIIGETPAMQQVRRLIETIAPTDATVMILGDTGTGKELVARNLHERSDRSQRVFIPVNCGALPESLVESELFGHRKGAFTGAESNRKGLFEVANGGTLFLDEVGELDKSVQVKLLRFLESGEIRRVGENEPFRVDVRVVCATNRDLREMVSNDLFREDLFFRLNTFEIILPPLRERRYDIPELARHMLSRYAARRGLTETSISPEAVEVLTAHDWPGNIRELANAVERALILAGNGPIRAEHLPTQFPARNRVQHGSAQPIAAPHFAIPDGNPTLRDIEMSYIQVVLEKHNGNKPAASKELGISLKTLYNKINQLQQM